The sequence below is a genomic window from Scylla paramamosain isolate STU-SP2022 chromosome 38, ASM3559412v1, whole genome shotgun sequence.
tctctcacacaaaactCTTTTCAAACCTCCTTTCTACtttcaagggagagagagagagagagagagagagagagagagagagagagagagagagagagagagagagagagagagagagagagagagggtgtttaCTGAAtatttattctttgttcttcaaattaaagaaaacaaatagaaatcaatgaaagaaaattaaacatgcatatttttttttcttatttgaaaTTAGGCAGATATGAAATTATGttattctttgctttctttttatttctttcgttctttcgttcattccattcattccttcattcttcctgtacgcatttttctcattttttttttttttttcctattggcAACTTTAAATCCCTCTCCAAATACTTTTCCTCACAttcctccgcctctcctctcattccttctccatCAGGcagctccttcctcctctctttattcctccctccttccctcacctaccATACCTTTGAAAACCTGCCTTCAGTCTTCACAGGCAcgcccacttcctctctctttctccctagtcattccacctctctctctctctctctctctctctctctctctctctctctctctctctctctctctctctctctctctctctctctctctctctctctctctctctctctctctctcttatttatgtaCGTATTGTTcatttcgttattatttttttctcctcttctcttatcattctctttctctttttttttatctcatttttattgtatttatttatttatttgttttaattttgtgttgtgtctttattgtttttgttttctcatttattttaacttctttatgttgccttcctcctcctcctcctcctcctcctcctcctcctcctcctcctcctcctcctcctcctcctcctcctcctcctcctcctcctcctccttatttgcTTCCTGCTATATATTCTTCCAtaaatcattacttttttttctctttctctctctccgacttacaatttctcttctcttccctccttcccttccctccacccatgcatttttctcctcctccttctcctcctcctcctcctcctcctcctcctcctcctcctcctcctcctcctcctcctccttcacagtgATTGATGGTGAATAACTGAATAACATATTGAAAGTATATTGACTGTAATgatgcactcctcctcctcctcctcctcctcctcctcctcctcctcctcctcctcctcctgttatctCTGTCACAatatctcccctcttccctcataCCGAAATTAACTTCTGTTTGTgtatctctccctatctctccttgcttatctcacctctcccttcctcctcctcctcctcctcctcctcttcctcttcctccttctcctcctcttccgtcctcCGTCTTTCCATCACTCAacccaaaaagaagaaaaaaacagtaacttctcatatttgcgaaaaaaaagacattattttTCTCGATATACTCGTATTATGTGGATCGAAATATCgcaagtatttttatttttacttatttcttctctctctctctctctctctctctctctctctctctctctctctctctctctctctctctctctctctctctctctctctctctctctctctctctctctctctctctctctctctctctctctcatttttcatatATTGTAAGTGCTCACAGTCTTGAATTTCTCGCACCAGTGAACGCCAAGACGAAGAGTAAATAAAGAGTAATGTTTTATGAGATCCCTGTGAGCTTTATAAGGATTGTGGTCACTCATAAGTTTGTgcatatctgtgtgtgtgtgtgtgtgtgtgtgtgtgtgtgtgtgtggtggtggtggtggtggtggtggtggtggttgagtggctacggtctctctctctctctctctctctctctctctctctctctctctctctctctctctctctctctctctctctctctctctctctctctctctctcgggttctACTACTGCACAAAACTtcattctattctttcttctccttccttccccctttccccccatcctccacctcctcctcctcttcccttacttttctCCACCCTtctgtccccctctccctctccctctccctctccctctccctctctccctggctCCGAACGGAAGGCACGTCAGAGAAGTAAGTCTTGGCTATGATTACAGTTTTTACCTCGTTGTCTTGTTGCAATGTAAGACCCCGACTTGcattgtgggagagagagagagagagagagagagagagagagagagagagagagagagagagagagagagagagagagagagagagagagagagagagagagagagagagagagagaggttaggtcTTTTCtattcgtgttttttgttttgttttttatgtggttgttagagagagagagagagagagagagagagagagagagagagagagagagagagagagagagagagagagagagttgtttttttgttattgttattcttgttatccttgttctctttttcttgtttttaattctactactactactactactactactactcgtactactactactactactactactactactactactactactactactactactactactactactactactactactactactactactactactactacttttccttcccttttcttggcTTTTGCaactttactcctcctcctcctcctcctcctcctcctcctcctcctcctcctcctcctcctcctccggtatgCGGGTGATCATAGCTCACCTCAGGGAAATTGACGACCCTGCCGTGCATAGTCTCAGGCCACCCTTGGACAAGGTGTTAACCTGGTAAGTCCCCCGGGCCAGGGTTACGGTGAAGCCActgggcagcagcagtggtggattGGACTGCAGGCAGATGATCCCTTGACGGGACAATGGCTGGAGTTCCAAGGTCCTAGTTAGCTGGACCATGCCTTAGCTTTAGTTAGCTGGGGGCTGCGGTTTAGAGAAGTGTGGCGGTCTCTACACTAATTTAGCCTCCCTGGGAACCAGTTGTTGATGTGAGTCACCCGCCTCTCCCTTGCTAATGGCGGTCCTTTCATCTCTATCCTTCATAATGACtggttctcattatttttccatccttctctcatactatacaaggaatatttcagtttcttggtctctctggaagtgcgtCTGATAGTCTCTAGAGTCGGTGGAGAACACCTGGCGACAGGTGCCACCGGCCAGGCCTCGCAAGGGTCGCAGAGGTGTGTCAGACGTGGCTGAAGGTGGGGTTGGGTGCTGGTTCCGTTCCCCCATCTTGCCCACTTTGCCTAGAGTGACTACGCCGGCCCCACTCTATGGGACAGAACTGTGAGGACAATAGCTGCAAGCGCCGGGTTGTGAAAGTCTCACTCGTGTCCGAGACTCTAGGCAAGCGATTGGTCTTTATGGTATTTTCAAGACCCTGTGGGAGCTAACTCCAGTGTTGGAGGCATCCAACACAGCAGTAtctgatttccatgcataaacttttcatttgCTCAATTTATGGTCACATCTTATCTGAAATTTCGAAAGTGCTCTGATTAATCAgtcatgccttctcttctcagacAATGCGAAGCCTGTCGTGGCAGGTTTGCCCCTCAGTATTTTAGAAATTCTTCTGCCTGCAGGTTGTGTCACCTCAATAGCAAGGTAGAGAGACTCAACgagaaatacgaggagaagTGCAAGCAGTATGAGGACGTCGTGCAACAGCTAGAAGCACTAAAAGAGTTCGTTGTCTCTAATACAGGTTGCACCTCCGCAGATGTTGTTCCTGCCATCCCTGAcagacctgcctcctccactctaGGGGCTCCTGCCCGCCCACATGCTGAGCTTGCAGAGTCACCATTCATATTAGTCAAAAatcgtgccaccaccactaatgttaaaaactttttgcccatctcaacacacaacaggtaccagatcctagctgaagaggaggaagatgcacaaGAGACGAGACTGGTCGGAGACTCAATAGTCAGAGGTCAGCTCTCTGAGTTCTGTGGCAGGGCTCGTAGGACACGTAAGCGTCTGTGCATGCCTGGTGGACGCTTAGACGACATCACGGCAGCATGTGACGAGGCAGCCTGCGGATCTAACAATAACACCCTCTTTATTATTCACGCAGGTACAAATGATGTTGAAAACACTAGGTCTGAAGAGctcatggaaaagttcaagaagatgatacagcgcttcaaaactaaatccaataatattattgtttcaggtatcctcccccgcatcagggcaccggctgtcttctacaacagagccttcagcactaacagccgtctccgttctctttgcacagaggaaggtgtagactttgttaatctatgggacaacttttataataaaccttctctatttcagccggatggtttacacctaaatggaattggagcagcacgacttggtagactccttagtaataaagtttctattttcagaccaaaaaacgaccagcaagatcgtgtagccccaggctcttagtagcctcctcgcgcaacccaacctccatgtgcaacactataaaagcttgcctaatcaacgctcgcagccttagaaataaattttcagatttagaaaccttggcagctgtagaaaactaccacattattggtattactgaatcttggctgaactctgcaaacagagactttcttgcggaatacaacttgccaggttatgaaatgttcagcagtgaaagaaaagacaggataggtgGCGGTGCATTGCTGTATGTAaaagccagtcttcagccaaccatactaaaaaccgaaaagattaacaatatagattcagtcttcttgcatttaagagtacgttctaagaaaactgctataggtcttatttataggcctccggttcacaatgtttcctccgataagaatttacaagatcaaatcactgaaataagtaacacttttgatacagtcatctgtggagacttcaatctacctgttaactcatggggaaatccacttaactctcactctggtcacgacttgtataataatttattagaatgttccctaaagcaacacgttcaaggacccacacgaggtgacaacatattagatcttgttctttcaacaaacgatgacttaatatctaacgttaatattggtcctgaatttagtacaagtgaccacaagattgtctcctttaacatcaaccttcaagcatataaggacattgttagcaacgaaaaagttttcatatataaaaaaggagactacgacagactcaggtcaattctttctgtcgcagattggaacgctgaacttggcgaaagtaacattgaggaatcatgggcgaaatttaagtacattttagaagatgctgtgaagacatgtatccctatgcgtaaaagacgtccatgcaagagaaataaacctaaatggtggacaaacaagattgagtcacaactactgcagaaaaatcgtgcctaccgtaaatatttgtcctctcagaatgaggctgataaactagaatacgacagactccgacgcgaatcaaaaaagctcattagacagagtaagaaaaatctagaaatgtatattgcaagcattgctaaatccaatcccaaagaattttacagttacgttcgaaataaaaaagtcattacatctcacattaatcacattacactagataacggtaattttgtcaccggagaaactcagatcgcggacacactgaatgattattttgcttcaatttttacagaggaaaatactcatacaatccccgaaccactccttatgctccacaacataacccttaagtgtctgcgtttttcatgaaaacgagataatcaaagtaattgataagatgaaaactgacaaagcccccggcccagatggtattgcaccacgtgtcttgaaagaaactaaattccaaatttgtaagcccctttcgttgcttttcaccaaatcatttaactgcggtaaggttcccgaggattggaagttagctaacgttacccctatagaaaagaaaggcgataattcacttccaagtaactacagacctatcagccttacatctgtagtatgtaaactaatggaaacagtaattcgcaataatttagttaactttctagaggaaaatgatttaatcaatgactcgcagcatggcttccgaaacagacgttcttgtctaactaatctgcttgatttcttttatgatgttttcaccatgtacgacgaaacaaaggcagtagatatagtgtatctagattttcaaaaagcttttgacaaagttccccataagcggctactagctaaattgaagtcacatggtataaatggaaaacttctcaattggcttgaagactggctgtctgagagaaaacagcgcgttgttttaaatggtaaattttcaaactggcgagaagttctaagtggtgtaccacagggatcagtgctcggccctgttcttttccttatttacgttaatgatatcgatgagggtctcacctgcaaagtatctaagttcgctgatgatacaaaaataatgaataaagtagtcacgtctgaggataaaagaaaattacaatctgatcttgaccacttagccacttggtcagacaagtggcagatgagcttcaatgtagataaatgtaaagtgttgcacattggtaataacaacgatcacactgattacttaatgaacggtaccgagcttcttaaggttaaggaggaaaaggacttgggtgttataattacctcagacctcaagtcaagtaaacactgctcggaagtagttaaaacagcaaataaattggttgggtttattggtaggactttcgaattcaaatcagaaggggtaattctcacattgtttaatacacttgtccgacctctacttgagtattgcgtccagttctggtcaccccattacaggaaagatatagacaagctggagagagtccaaagaagagttaccaagttgatcccacgactgcggaacaagccttatgaggagcgcttgagggaactcaacttgttcagtttagagaaacggcgaatgcgaggtgacttaattgaattgtttaagatgtgtcggggctttgataacgtaaatgtaaacaactatctcgtcattgacagttccaacaccactcgaaataatggctacaagattataggtaagcgtttcagatcagacgaggctaagtattatttctttaatagaattgtaaatgtctggaactctctcccagcacatattgtcgatagtaacacaatagaaacttttaaacaaaggttggacaatcacctcgcagcaacccctcatataacgtactttgcgcctacataaaatgtttttttttttagttagttagtgtagtgaatagtataatttctctttcatcctttcctatcacatcttagcctttcctcctccctatactctcctgtttttccttccttgatctctagtgtcctccatcctctaactcttagaatctgtagtggtagtggtagaatagacacacagacagcctcgttaggcccagtagggctgttgctgtctgttctttcctttgtatttgtattcctcctcttccactagcTGACAGTAATCTGACTGAAAGTGTCATGGCGCTGGTAGGTTGTCTAGCTTCattaatacctctctctctctctctctctctctctctctctctctctctctctctctctctctctctctctctctctctctctctctctctctctctctctctctctctctctctctctggtgtttcaTTCGTTTTATGTGtctattttattgtatttttccctcatttcttattttttctcacctcttcctctttccattttattctcttctcttcctcctcttctcttcctcctcctcctcctcctcctcttctccctgtcaGCAACCAAatacattcttccttctctccttctctccttcctctcgttcctttatttatcatcttccctttcttcctcctctctcccacaggTTTCTAcgttcctccatcctcctcctcctcctcctgctcctcctcctcctcctcctcctcctcctcctcctcctcctcctcctcctcctcctcctcctcctcctcctcctcctcctcctcttccttctcctttttttctcttcctccttccctacgCAGACTCCTaaactctttctttttcgtcttcttcttcttcctcctcctcttccttcttctctcccagtACATACTTCCACATtccttctacctcctcttccttctcctcttcctcctcctcttcctcctcctcacataacctaacctttcaCAATCCAtcctcctcttagtcttctttcttctcctcttcatcttcctagtcttccttctcttcctatttcgcCTCCCCACCTAACGCAACCCCACGCATTCCATCCACctcctagtcttcctcctcctcctcctcctcctcctcctcctcctcctcctcctcctcctcctcctcctcctccttccgcccAAAGCCTGACACAATGGAAGACTCCAGCCATATTTTCACACCTTCTGCCATGCCGCTTCCCTGATGGCGACAGATATGGCAGACATGGTGCCATTAAGGGGGAATTAGGACAGCACAAGGAGGGGCATAATAGTGATATATGCTCCTATACCCGGGACAGTGGAGTCTATATATTTAAGAGCATAGGAGGGGCATGGGGAGGGgtggggtagagagagagagagagagagagagagagagagagagagagagagagagagagagagagagagtattaagcTGACGTCAGAGCAGATAAGTGTCAGGTCTTGGAAAGTGATCCgccatgtttctctctctctctctctctctctctctctctctctctctctctctctctctctctctctctctctctctctctctctctctctctctctctctctctctctctctctctctctctctgtgtgtgtgtgtctgtgtgtgtttacgtatgaggaagaaaaattattggagagagagagagagagagagagagagagagagagagagagagagagagagagagagagagagagagagagagagagagagactaacaaacccctttttttcataactATTAATTGAGTAACGCCATTTGTCACTGCAGACTGATTAGGTCCCATCACTAATAGCCCCTTGTTAGCCCCGCCCCCTTCCTGCCCCGCCCCTCACCTCGCCCGCCCATTCCCCATTGATAAGATATAAAAGATGGGTTTTTATGGGAATAGCCCCCATTTATTAACTCAAGacgtgaaagaggaggaggaggaggaggaggaggaggaggaggaggaggaggactaaagaaGAGATATAGTTATGATACATGgaatagatctctctctctctctctctctctctctctctctctctctctctctctctctctctctctctctctctctctctctctctctctctctctctctctctctctctctctctctctctccggtgtgagagtgagagtgatcGCGGTAATAGAAAGCGGtgatgcattgtgtgtgtgtgtgtgtgtgtgtgtgtgtgtgtgtgtgtgtgtgtgtgtgtgtgtgtgtgtgtgtgtgtgtgtgtgtctgtcacaTTATGCTTACAATATGTGACTCACAATTCagttttttattatattcctccactattctccctctccctctccctcttccctcccttcctccctttattcatcccctccctctccccacccatctctctccctcccatctctcaaTTTTTGACAGGTTTTCattttgcgtctctctctctctctctctctctctctctctctctctctctctctctctctctctctctctctctctctctctctctctctctctctctctctctctctgtatcagtGTTTATCTACCTCTATTTATTAATCAATGGGTCATTCTATCAATCATTCATTAGCTAAATCTATGGCTATCTGTCATTCTGTTTATATTGATGCTACAATTAATGCATAGTTCTctacctacctccctccctccctccctccctccctccctccctccctccctcccttccttacctctccctctccctctccctatccctctctctctcactctcttctctgTAACTAATCTCTActactcttatttcttatttttttcttgttttttttttattctttcttgctttttgttCGTGTGTcttgtaatttcttttcttggtttggtaattttctgtttttttttttcgtttttctttctttttttccattatttattatatttttttgtctctatctttctcatttttgttctttcttttctgtttctcttatttttttatgcctctttctttttcatttttcttcctcttttttctgtctttctctgtctctcttctttcttattttcttttaattctgtttccttgtcttaacatctctctctctctctaattcttttcttttctcttattcctttttcattatttttctcttatcttcattTCTCAATCTTTATcacctattttttccttctgttataTTTACTACCCTTTACTATTCTtcaattattactattatttacaATCCTTGACTATTCCACCTCTTAGAATTACTGTAACTTATTATCAGCCTCCTAAGGGACAACAGGTCTATTACTACTTgttcttccattgtgttccTTTACTCTCCTACCCATATATAAACAAACCCATACACCAATACCATTTAACTAGTAGTAGAACCTTCCATATAtaactctctctgtctctctctctctctctctctctctctctctctctctctctctctctctctctctctctctctctctctctctctctctctctctctctctctctctctctctctctctctctctctctctctctctctctctctctctctctctctctctctctctctctctctctctctctctctcagtagaatacagaaagaaaaaatcagaaatagaaagaagaaaacgctaaaatctccctctctctctctctctctctctctctctctctctctctctctctctctctctctctctctctctctctctctctctctctctctctctctctctctctctctctctctctctctctgggccctAAAATTGCACAGCCTCACACACTATAGTGGATGGGACACAGTAACGTTTAAACCGGCAGGCATTGTGATAATATTGGTGTGGTGACAAGTGTGGCcggcccttccctccccccgcccATAAATATTACACACTATTGGTTTTTCATTGCATAGTATCATTTCGAGTCATAATCGTGCTTCAGGCCGAGTTTATGGGCtgtactggctggctggctgggttggGTGCCTAAGGGTTGGATGGGGTAGGCTGGGTGGGGGAGTGTGTGAGTGGGAGGGCGTGTgttgagtgggtggatgggttggTCTGTATCTCTCTGTGTGGGTTGTCTCTAGGgtgggtatctctctctctttctttctctctctctctctctctctctctctaaatcttactcttttctcaatttaatgattttttatcgtattttttttatcttaatttagTCAAGGTTAtcatttcgtgtttttatttatttatttatttttatttatttatttttttgtaatttgtgttcttaatttctttcccgCAAGGTGATACTCAGGTGAtaatgagatgtgtgtgtgtgtgtgtgtgtgtgtgtgtgtgtgtgtgtgtgtgtgtgtgtgtgtgtgtgtgtgtgtgtgtgtgtgtgtattaattgCAATTCTACATGTGTggattcaagtttttttttttttattacaagaaggaaaaaagggaagtggattttattgttattattatttttatattcgctatttttcttctttttcatgttcgTTTTTatctaaattctctctctctctctctctctctctctctctctctctctctctctctctctctctctctctctctctctctctctctctctctctctctctctctctctctcattccctcctcccccaaacCCTTAAAACTCCCCCTTCACCCACTCATGCATGcaactttccctctccctctccctctccctctctctccctctctctctctcccctctctcactacCATACCGGGTGTTAACTTCGCTGGATAATTAGTTGGCGACAGTTAGTATTGGTTTGCCATAGAAACGACAGCGTATCTCACGTTTATAGCGACGTATGGCTCTATATAACGAGACGATTGTTAGCTTGGCCTGTTTATGGGGTGGggagcggcggtggtggtggtggtggtggtggcggtggcg
It includes:
- the LOC135091917 gene encoding uncharacterized protein LOC135091917, translated to MPSLLRQCEACRGRFAPQYFRNSSACRLCHLNSKVERLNEKYEEKCKQYEDVVQQLEALKEFVVSNTGCTSADVVPAIPDRPASSTLGAPARPHAELAESPFILVKNRATTTNVKNFLPISTHNRYQILAEEEEDAQETRLVGDSIVRGQLSEFCGRARRTRKRLCMPGGRLDDITAACDEAACGSNNNTLFIIHAGTNDVENTRSEELMEKFKKMIQRFKTKSNNIIVSVP